A single region of the Arthrobacter sp. zg-Y820 genome encodes:
- a CDS encoding GNAT family N-acetyltransferase, with the protein MPAQDVADWTPVLTDRLILRRPEGADEPAALDLHTDPRTNVHHPAPRSVTRASSARIFHEIGLHWYRHGFGVWAVTTQADPQTLIGFTGLSHRLVQSRPALNLYYRYVPEAWGRGYATEGAREAVRLAEKLLPGLPVIAYTTADNLGSQQTALAAGLTRREDLDVDRGSYTDIYLARGWYTDPL; encoded by the coding sequence ATGCCCGCACAGGATGTTGCCGATTGGACCCCGGTCCTCACCGACCGGCTGATCCTGCGGCGTCCGGAAGGCGCCGATGAACCGGCGGCCCTGGACCTGCACACGGACCCGCGCACCAACGTTCACCATCCGGCGCCGCGCTCAGTGACCCGGGCGTCGTCGGCCCGGATTTTCCACGAAATCGGGCTGCACTGGTACCGCCACGGCTTCGGCGTCTGGGCGGTGACCACGCAGGCGGACCCGCAGACACTCATCGGATTCACCGGGCTCTCCCACCGGCTCGTGCAGTCCCGGCCCGCACTGAACCTCTATTACCGCTACGTTCCGGAGGCCTGGGGCCGGGGCTACGCCACGGAAGGCGCCCGGGAAGCGGTCCGGCTGGCGGAAAAGCTGCTGCCGGGGCTGCCGGTGATTGCCTACACCACCGCTGACAACCTCGGTTCGCAGCAGACGGCGCTCGCGGCCGGGCTCACCCGCCGCGAGGATCTCGACGTCGACCGCGGATCGTACACCGACATCTATCTGGCCCGCGGCTGGTACACCGACCCCCTGTAG
- a CDS encoding YoaK family protein, translating to MKRLNAVPTDRVHLWLMLALTFSTGVVDAVGYLGLDRVFTGNMTGNVVLLGMAFADGGQLPILRPTLALIFFMLGAALAGRMLRKGPEGWSSRTSIALIVVAAGLTALAVFVAVADVQGNSTLGSLTTSSMATVMGVQAATAKRLKVAEITTVVVTSTITGLASDSKLAGGDSRFWQRRALAVALILAGAVAGAAALKVGLWLGLAVSAAISIAVAAAGYVRHHRESAAGAKAATEAG from the coding sequence GTGAAGCGATTGAATGCGGTGCCCACCGACCGGGTGCACCTGTGGCTGATGCTTGCGCTGACGTTCTCCACCGGGGTGGTGGACGCCGTCGGCTATCTCGGACTGGACCGGGTGTTCACCGGAAATATGACGGGAAACGTCGTCCTCCTGGGCATGGCCTTTGCCGACGGAGGGCAGCTGCCGATTCTGCGGCCCACGCTGGCGCTGATCTTTTTCATGCTCGGAGCCGCCCTGGCCGGCCGCATGCTGCGCAAGGGTCCCGAGGGCTGGTCTTCGCGCACCTCCATCGCGCTGATTGTGGTGGCCGCCGGGCTCACGGCGCTCGCGGTCTTCGTGGCAGTCGCCGATGTCCAGGGCAACTCCACGCTGGGCAGCCTCACCACTTCCTCGATGGCCACGGTCATGGGCGTTCAGGCCGCCACTGCCAAACGGCTGAAAGTCGCCGAGATCACCACGGTGGTGGTGACGTCCACCATCACCGGGCTGGCCTCGGATTCGAAGCTGGCCGGCGGCGACAGCCGGTTTTGGCAGCGGCGTGCGCTGGCTGTCGCGCTGATCCTGGCGGGCGCCGTCGCCGGGGCTGCCGCGCTGAAAGTCGGACTGTGGCTGGGGCTGGCCGTGTCCGCAGCGATCTCCATTGCGGTGGCGGCGGCCGGCTACGTGCGCCATCACCGCGAAAGCGCGGCAGGTGCGAAAGCGGCAACCGAGGCCGGATAG
- a CDS encoding gamma-glutamyltransferase — MTFTAPDSFTTRPTLQGTFGMSASTHWLATASSQAVLERGGNAFDAAAAAAFVLHVVEPHLNGPGGDMTGIFVTAANPSEPVVLMGQGPAPAAATPEHYRAEGLELVPGAGALAAAVPAAVDAWLMLLRDHGTWELADVLAYAVGYARDGHPVLGRVGATIASVADLFARHWPTSAEQWMPGGRIPQDGEIIRNEAYAAVLDRLAAAGSPEGSREERIDAARREWREGFVARAAVDFLSVPHRHSSGSDHAGVLTLADFASCSAAYEPALTFDFRGHTIAKTGPWGQGPALLQTLAILAGFDDERLDPSTELGAHTILEAQKLAIADREAYYGDAGDTRAGVPLDYLLSEEYAAGRRALITDRASHEFRPGTVPGRTPFVPPLRTEYLAPALAGAAFAGVGEPTVLPTGETRGDTCHIDVVDQWGNIVSATPSGGWLQSSPTIPDLGFCLGSRLQMTWLEAGAPSTLAAGRRPRTTLTPTLVLRDGRPVTALGSPGGDQQDQWQLLYLLRTLVGGYTPQQAVDAPALHTTSLPGSFYPRTWTPGGAVVEDRLGDAVIEGLSRRGHVITRAGDWALGRLSAVVSDPETGLLQAAANPRGAQGYAAGR, encoded by the coding sequence GTGACTTTCACAGCACCCGATTCCTTCACCACCCGTCCCACGCTCCAGGGCACCTTCGGCATGAGCGCCTCCACCCACTGGCTGGCCACGGCCTCCTCGCAGGCGGTGCTCGAACGCGGCGGCAACGCCTTTGACGCCGCCGCGGCGGCAGCATTCGTCCTGCACGTGGTCGAACCGCACCTGAACGGGCCGGGCGGGGACATGACAGGGATTTTCGTTACCGCCGCCAACCCCTCCGAACCAGTGGTCCTGATGGGGCAGGGCCCGGCTCCGGCGGCGGCGACGCCGGAGCACTACCGCGCCGAGGGCCTGGAGCTGGTGCCCGGCGCCGGTGCCCTGGCAGCTGCCGTTCCGGCCGCCGTCGACGCCTGGCTGATGCTGCTCCGGGACCACGGCACCTGGGAACTTGCCGACGTGCTGGCCTACGCCGTCGGCTACGCCCGCGACGGGCATCCGGTGCTGGGCAGGGTCGGCGCCACGATCGCCTCCGTCGCTGACCTGTTCGCCCGGCACTGGCCCACCTCCGCGGAGCAGTGGATGCCCGGCGGACGGATTCCGCAGGACGGGGAGATCATCCGCAACGAGGCCTATGCGGCGGTCCTGGACCGGTTGGCGGCGGCCGGCAGCCCGGAGGGCAGCCGGGAGGAGCGCATCGATGCGGCCCGCCGCGAATGGCGCGAAGGGTTTGTGGCCCGTGCCGCCGTCGACTTCCTGTCGGTGCCGCACCGCCATTCGTCCGGCTCGGATCACGCCGGGGTGCTGACCCTGGCGGACTTTGCGTCCTGCAGTGCAGCCTACGAGCCGGCGCTGACCTTTGACTTCCGCGGCCACACCATTGCCAAGACCGGACCCTGGGGCCAGGGGCCGGCGCTGCTGCAGACCCTGGCCATCCTGGCCGGCTTTGACGACGAGCGGCTGGATCCCTCCACCGAGCTGGGCGCGCACACCATCCTGGAAGCGCAGAAGCTGGCCATCGCCGATCGGGAGGCCTACTACGGCGATGCCGGAGACACGCGGGCCGGGGTTCCCCTGGACTACCTGCTCAGCGAGGAGTACGCCGCCGGGCGCCGCGCCCTGATCACCGACCGCGCTTCCCACGAGTTCCGGCCCGGAACGGTCCCCGGCCGCACGCCGTTTGTGCCGCCGCTGCGCACCGAATACCTCGCGCCGGCGCTGGCGGGCGCGGCCTTCGCCGGAGTGGGCGAACCGACGGTTCTACCCACGGGGGAGACCCGCGGCGACACCTGCCACATCGACGTCGTGGACCAGTGGGGCAACATTGTCTCCGCCACGCCGTCGGGCGGCTGGCTGCAGTCCTCGCCCACCATTCCGGACCTCGGGTTCTGCCTGGGGTCGCGGCTGCAGATGACCTGGCTGGAAGCCGGTGCTCCGTCCACCTTGGCGGCCGGCAGGCGCCCCCGGACCACGCTCACGCCCACGCTGGTGCTTCGGGACGGCCGGCCGGTCACGGCGCTGGGTTCGCCCGGGGGTGACCAGCAGGACCAGTGGCAGCTGCTGTATCTGCTGCGCACGCTCGTCGGCGGCTATACACCGCAGCAGGCAGTGGACGCGCCGGCCCTGCACACCACCTCGCTTCCCGGGTCCTTCTATCCCCGGACCTGGACACCCGGCGGCGCAGTGGTCGAAGACCGGCTCGGCGACGCCGTCATCGAGGGCCTGTCCCGGCGCGGACACGTGATCACCCGGGCCGGGGACTGGGCCCTGGGCCGCCTCTCCGCGGTGGTTAGCGATCCGGAGACCGGCCTGCTGCAGGCAGCCGCCAACCCCAGGGGAGCGCAGGGGTACGCCGCCGGCCGCTAG
- a CDS encoding L-lactate dehydrogenase: MANITTRPVTKLGIVGAGSVGTSLAYAAIIRDAAREIAIYDIDATRAEAEGLDLAHGTQFTGANTVTGGGRIEALAGSDVIVITAGARQKPGQTRLELAGVNVDIISKLMTQLMEQAPDAVYILVTNPCDVLTVAAQKVSGLPRNRIFCSGTVLDTSRLRLLLAREAHVLMTSVHATIIGEHGDSEFPVWSNATIGPVPIRDWKISGRQVFTQTYLDAVTDDVINAAYRVIEGKGATNYAIGLAGVRIVEAVMQAENAVLPVSASLQGEYGISGVALSLPSIVGINGVYDMLEMPLDDAETKKLQDSAETLQNTLAQLGV; encoded by the coding sequence ATGGCCAACATCACCACCAGACCGGTTACCAAGCTGGGAATTGTCGGTGCGGGAAGCGTGGGAACATCGCTTGCCTACGCCGCCATCATCCGGGATGCCGCGCGGGAGATCGCCATCTACGACATCGACGCCACCCGTGCGGAGGCCGAGGGCCTGGACCTGGCCCACGGCACGCAGTTCACCGGCGCGAACACCGTGACCGGCGGCGGGCGCATCGAGGCCCTCGCCGGTTCGGACGTCATCGTGATCACCGCCGGGGCGCGTCAAAAGCCGGGGCAGACCCGGCTGGAGCTGGCGGGCGTCAACGTGGACATCATTTCAAAGCTGATGACGCAGTTAATGGAGCAGGCTCCGGACGCCGTTTACATCCTGGTGACCAATCCCTGCGACGTGCTGACGGTGGCCGCGCAGAAAGTTTCCGGGCTGCCGCGGAACCGGATCTTCTGTTCCGGCACCGTGCTGGACACCTCCCGCCTGCGGCTGCTCCTCGCCCGGGAAGCGCATGTGCTGATGACCAGCGTGCACGCCACCATCATTGGTGAGCACGGTGATTCCGAGTTCCCGGTCTGGTCCAACGCCACCATCGGTCCGGTGCCCATCCGGGACTGGAAGATCAGCGGCCGGCAGGTTTTCACCCAGACGTATCTGGACGCGGTCACCGACGACGTCATCAACGCCGCGTACCGGGTGATCGAGGGCAAGGGCGCCACCAACTACGCCATCGGGCTCGCCGGCGTTCGGATCGTGGAAGCCGTGATGCAGGCCGAAAACGCGGTGCTTCCCGTCTCGGCGTCCCTGCAGGGCGAATACGGCATCAGCGGCGTCGCGCTGTCCCTGCCCTCGATCGTGGGCATCAACGGCGTGTACGACATGCTGGAGATGCCGCTGGACGACGCCGAGACCAAGAAGCTGCAGGACTCCGCGGAGACCCTGCAGAACACGCTGGCCCAGCTCGGGGTGTAG
- the putP gene encoding sodium/proline symporter PutP, with translation MTDQTYKLIAMAIYMLAMLAIGWWAYRRTTDLDDYMLAGRDLKPGVAALSAGASDMSGWLLMGLPGAIYVSGLVEGWIAVGLTAGAWLNWKFVAPRLRSYTLVSNNSITVPSFLENRLKDRSRVLRVVSGLIILIFFTFYVSSGMVAGGVFFESSFGSSYLIGMLIVAGVTIAYTLFGGFLAASYTDVVQGLMMLVALVMVPLVGLTQVGGLGGMTDSLREINPDMLDPIAGGTAVGVISALAWGLGYFGQPHIIVRFMALRSPQDAVAGRRIGVAWMLLTVIGAIMTALIGAAYFQQNDLTLADPEAVFLSLAQFFFHPLVAGFVLAAVLAAIMSTISSQLIVTSSALVEDLYKIAFKRDASPRSLVMLGRMGVLLVSVVSILIALDRNASILELVGFAWAGFGAAFGPTILLALYWRRLTTAGALTGMIAGAAVAFLWGTFEMPGVLGDVYEIIPGFIINLVLTVVVSRLTYKPSAEIDAEFDDAVRIAKGGAAPAEPARV, from the coding sequence ATGACTGACCAGACATACAAGCTGATCGCCATGGCGATCTACATGCTCGCCATGTTGGCGATTGGCTGGTGGGCCTACCGGCGCACCACCGACCTCGACGACTACATGCTGGCGGGCCGGGACCTGAAGCCCGGAGTTGCCGCGCTGAGCGCCGGCGCGTCCGACATGTCCGGCTGGCTGCTGATGGGACTGCCGGGCGCCATCTACGTTTCCGGGCTGGTGGAAGGCTGGATCGCCGTCGGCCTCACCGCCGGCGCATGGCTGAACTGGAAGTTCGTAGCCCCGCGGCTGCGGTCCTACACCCTGGTGTCGAACAACTCCATCACGGTGCCCAGCTTCCTGGAGAACCGGCTCAAGGACCGCTCCCGCGTGCTGCGCGTGGTCTCCGGCCTGATCATCCTGATCTTCTTCACGTTCTACGTTTCCTCCGGAATGGTGGCCGGCGGCGTGTTCTTTGAGAGCTCGTTCGGCTCCAGCTACCTGATCGGCATGCTGATCGTGGCCGGCGTGACCATTGCCTACACCCTCTTCGGCGGTTTCCTCGCCGCCAGCTACACCGACGTCGTCCAGGGCCTGATGATGCTGGTTGCACTGGTTATGGTGCCGCTGGTCGGCCTGACCCAGGTCGGCGGCCTGGGCGGCATGACCGATTCACTGCGCGAGATCAACCCGGACATGCTGGACCCGATTGCCGGCGGCACCGCGGTGGGCGTCATCTCTGCCCTGGCCTGGGGCCTGGGCTACTTCGGCCAGCCGCACATCATCGTGCGCTTCATGGCCCTGCGCTCCCCGCAGGATGCCGTGGCCGGACGCCGGATCGGCGTCGCCTGGATGCTCCTGACCGTGATCGGCGCCATCATGACGGCACTGATCGGCGCTGCGTACTTCCAACAGAACGACCTCACGCTGGCCGATCCCGAGGCAGTGTTCCTGAGCCTGGCCCAGTTCTTCTTCCACCCGCTGGTGGCCGGATTTGTCCTGGCCGCCGTGCTGGCCGCGATCATGAGCACGATTTCCTCCCAGCTGATTGTGACGTCCTCGGCCCTGGTGGAGGACCTGTACAAGATTGCGTTCAAGCGCGATGCTTCGCCGCGGTCCCTGGTGATGCTCGGCCGCATGGGTGTGCTGCTGGTGTCGGTGGTGTCGATCCTGATCGCCCTGGACCGCAACGCCTCGATCCTGGAACTGGTGGGCTTTGCCTGGGCCGGCTTCGGCGCGGCCTTCGGCCCCACCATCCTGCTCGCCCTCTACTGGCGCCGGCTCACCACTGCCGGCGCGCTGACCGGCATGATCGCCGGCGCCGCGGTTGCCTTCCTGTGGGGCACGTTCGAAATGCCAGGCGTCCTCGGCGATGTCTACGAAATTATTCCGGGCTTCATCATCAACCTGGTGCTCACCGTGGTGGTCAGCCGGCTGACGTACAAGCCCTCAGCTGAGATCGACGCCGAGTTCGACGACGCCGTGCGAATCGCCAAGGGCGGCGCCGCACCGGCAGAGCCCGCCCGCGTCTAG